Within Trichoderma atroviride chromosome 2, complete sequence, the genomic segment ACGTCGCTCCTTTCTTGTCTCGCGGGCGCGCCCCGGTCCACTCTCGCATCGCCGAGTTTTTGAAcatctctccctttttcgtTTATTTCGACTTGGCGAGGCTGCAAGGGGCTCAGCCACGCGCGAAGCCGGAATCTCGATTACActcgttttctttctcttttgcttccttctttttttcctcgttACCACCGCTTTGGATGCTTCTTTGGTAGACGCTTGGGTAGCAGAGTATTCGTGACTTGTCTTGTTCCAGGCGCGGACGAATACAGGGACGACAGCGACTGAGGGCAAGAAATACAGCACACCAAGGCGCAACAGCACCACAACGACTCGCTTCCATTGAGCGTGGCTGCAGCCGGCCGATCAGCCATGACGCTGCAATCCATTGTCACGAATCGCTATGACGGCCGACAAGACGCCCGCGGCATGGCCGTTCCGTATCCTCAACCCGCATCGCCGACCCTGACCAACCCGGACATGATCCTGCCCGACTACGATGAGCCCGACACGTATCGCAGCCAGCCGCTGACGGGCCCGTCGCTGTGGAATAGCGGACACCACATCGAGGACGGATTCCAGTTCACGCAAGACTTCTACGCCAATCCCGACCCTCTGACAACGCCCATCATCTACGGCAATGGAACCATGCTGTCAGACATTGGCGAGGTCACCGAGGTCGAGAGCGTCGTTGGGCCGATTCCCTCGCGCAATGCGTCCAAGCGCTCGAACCACAGCTCCGGCGACGAAGGGCCGTTTCGAGCATCGCTGACTGCGGGAAAGCGGTTTATCCAGCAGcgacaccagcagcagcagcagcagcgccatcagCAAAACGATCGCGAGCGCAGAATGTCCACCGATTCGACCAGCACCATCGGCCCCAATGACGGCGGCGCCTTTATCGACTTTGACGACTCTGCGAGCGTGGGCGAAGACAGCCTCTTCcagggcgacgacgaggagagcatGGCGTCCGAGTACGTGGAAGGAACAGCCGCCTCACACCACTTGCGCGCCTACGACCCGGCGGCCGTGAGGAGAATGAGTGATGATGGGAATGCTCTTAGCAAACGAGCGGAGATGATTCTCGCCAATGCCAAAATGAGACTAACTGTAAGCTTGCGCAAAGAACAAAATGGCTTTTGAGAACCAGACTAACACGCTTCTTTTCAGCATATGGAAGACAACCTTACCCGAGCAAGAACCCTGAGCTATTCATCTGTATCTGACggctcaacaccatcgccTACTATGGGAAGGGCCGCTTCAGCGCTCCGCAGGCCAGATGTGACCTCCGCTGCGACGAATCTAGCAAAAATAGTAAACGAAAATGGTGCGATTTCTGGATCTTATGGAATATCAAAGGTGCCGGGCTTTACACAGCGTTCTGCTAGCGCTCTTGGTTCTGCTGGTGGCTATCGGCGGCCGTTGCCTCAGTCCAGAAGTATGGACGGCCTGGGGAGCAGCGCTTTGGCTCAAGGCGCTCACGGGCATTTCAGCTATTATCAATCAGACGCTACTCTAGAAGCTCTGACTGGGGATGGAGGGCAGCGAAATGGATCACGAACAACCACCTCAGCGAGTCCCACCCCGGGAGCCTTTTCCGAGCTCGGATTGACTCGTTCTGCTTCCGCGTCGCAGATGCGCGACCTACAAGACCAGCTCAAAGGCCTAAAGGGAAAGATATCTACCTTGAAAGAGCAAGCACGTGCAGACAGCATGAAGCGACgcagcctccaaagcctTCGTATGCCTAGTCCGTTTACCAATGCTACCTGGGACCCGAACTCTGCGGATCCGCGTGGCTTCTACAGCAGCGGGGAGGATACACCGACGACGGCAGAGTATGTTGACGGAAACATGAACAATAGCGATAACGATCATGCACGAAAACAGCCCGAGTACATAGCCGAGCCCATCGAAGAagtggaggaggaagaggagcaagagCAGTTTCAAGAGCAGCACGAGGAGCAGATTgaggagcagcatcaagaagagTATGAGGAGCCATATCAGGAGCACGAGGAGGATAgtggggagggagagggaggggagcAGGGAGTCAAAGTGGTTGACACATATCCTCAAACCCCAGAGCCAGATGAGCTTTTCTCGGAAGTCGAAACTCCCAAGATTCGGGCACTGGCCAGCCCATTGAAGTTGGACCAACAACAGGCAATCAATGGCCACCGAAGCGCGTCACCAGCAGAGAGTGTGGCTACCGAGTACACGGAAGTAGAGTCGAGCCCCGAGGCTGCTCGCGACGGCTATGCGAGCGAAGGCGAGGAATCGCTGTATCACGAATctttccagcagcccatcTCTCACGAAGACCGCGAAGACGCCTTTGATTACGAGCACTTCTTTTTGCACTCTGCCATGAGCACCATGGCGGCCCAGCGACTGCGCT encodes:
- a CDS encoding uncharacterized protein (EggNog:ENOG41), producing MTLQSIVTNRYDGRQDARGMAVPYPQPASPTLTNPDMILPDYDEPDTYRSQPLTGPSLWNSGHHIEDGFQFTQDFYANPDPLTTPIIYGNGTMLSDIGEVTEVESVVGPIPSRNASKRSNHSSGDEGPFRASLTAGKRFIQQRHQQQQQQRHQQNDRERRMSTDSTSTIGPNDGGAFIDFDDSASVGEDSLFQGDDEESMASEYVEGTAASHHLRAYDPAAVRRMSDDGNALSKRAEMILANAKMRLTHMEDNLTRARTLSYSSVSDGSTPSPTMGRAASALRRPDVTSAATNLAKIVNENGAISGSYGISKVPGFTQRSASALGSAGGYRRPLPQSRSMDGLGSSALAQGAHGHFSYYQSDATLEALTGDGGQRNGSRTTTSASPTPGAFSELGLTRSASASQMRDLQDQLKGLKGKISTLKEQARADSMKRRSLQSLRMPSPFTNATWDPNSADPRGFYSSGEDTPTTAEYVDGNMNNSDNDHARKQPEYIAEPIEEVEEEEEQEQFQEQHEEQIEEQHQEEYEEPYQEHEEDSGEGEGGEQGVKVVDTYPQTPEPDELFSEVETPKIRALASPLKLDQQQAINGHRSASPAESVATEYTEVESSPEAARDGYASEGEESLYHESFQQPISHEDREDAFDYEHFFLHSAMSTMAAQRLRSESVSSAESTESAQSAQSTDSVETTRPAMTHRRSSSADTTASVDTFATATEGLDSRSATAQGAFRVYTAADLFEDARRRHAHSFRGSSVSSSDETASTLGTHQRSSTMTTPRPTSNSSVNSMHRPSHSSFESIGTNRSFPLISKAKLNGGILTPGGSPDQGLKKKIRDSLLTETSSIYSQTSSNDRGSQSPALQVLSKDVQVTVEKLVASIGKCVLALGEPDGANPGGHELYKRRIEMALRVLNGEADIP